The genomic region CGACGTTCTCGCTGCCGGTCTCGGTCACCTCGCCATCGAAGTCGGCGCGCCAGTCCTCGTACTCCTCGCGCGTGCCGACGTGGACCGCGAGTTCGGCGGCGAACAGCACGTCCCGGGCGGTCTCGACGACGTCGCTGTCCACGCGCTCGGCGTACTCCTCGCGGTCGAACGACATCGCCTTGGTGACCTCTCTGACCACGAGCTGTGCGGTCGGGCCGGCGGACTCATACGCCTCGCGGGCGGCGGCTTCCGTCTCGGGCGTCAGGCTGCCCTCGGTGTGCATGGTCGAACTCGTGTGCCCCGGCGGTTACTCGTTTTCGGTGTCGGCCGAGTCATCCTCGTCGTCGTTCTCGTCCCCGTCGTCGGATTCGTGCATCTGCCGAGTCAGCTCGCGGGCTTCCTCCAGCACGTCGGCCTGGTCGCTGGTGAGGTCGCCGCGGCCGCCGGCACCACGCCCGACCTGCTCCGCCACGGCGTCTTCGAACCGTTCGTGGCCGTGGTCGTGGTCGTGCTGGTGCGTCGTGTCGTCGAACACGCCGTCGAACTCGGCTTCCTCGACGTGTTCGGTCACGACCGGGCCGAGTTCGGCCGGGTTCGAGGACTCCCAGTCGGGGGCGTGGTCGTCGAGCCAGTCCTCGTGCTCGTCGCTGTGGAGCATCGCGGTGAACGCGAGGTGGTTCGCGAGGTGCTCCGCGTCGGCGTGTGGGACCTCACACACTGGACAGGCGTATCCCATGCTCGTGAGGAAGAGAGCGATGCGTAAAACGAGAACGATGACTCGCCGCTCAGAGTTCCTTGACCATCACGAGCGCGGCCTCGCCGTCGTCGTAGTAGCGCGGGACCTTCCGGAGAGGCTCGAACCCGAAGTCCCGGTAGAGGTTCTTCGCGGCGTCGTTGGTCTCGCGCACCTCCAGCTTCACCGACCCGGCACCCTGGGTCACGAGGGTGGCGATGGCGCGACCGAGCAGCTGCCGACCGATGCCCTGGCCGCGGCGTTTCGGGTGGACCGCGAGGTCCTTGACGTGGCCGATACCGCGGCCGTGGTTCGGGATGCAGTCGGCGACGACGTAGCCGGTCACCTTCTGGCCCTCGGTGGCGACGAGGAAGCCGGGCGTGTCGAGGAAGCGCTGGAAGGCGTCGAAGGGCCACGGCTGCGGGAACGACGATTTCTCGATGCGGTAGACGGCGAGCAGGTCGGCCTGTTCGGCCGGCCTGATGGTCACGTCGTTCGACGGGGTCGGGGCCGTGGTCGTCACGGTGGGTAGGTTCGTCCCCTGTGCCTATCAATCACATGGGTCGCGAGCCGGAAGGTCAGGTAGAGCAGAGTGACGGCGGCGACGACCACGCCGACGGCCCGCAGGGTTCCGAGGAGTCCGAGCGAGAGGATGAGCGTCGTCGCACAGGCGGGCGGGTGGACGGTCCCGGTCGCGCGCATCCCCGCCGTCGTTCCGGCGACGGCGAGCGCACCGGCGGCCGCGAGGCGTGCCGAGGCCGGCGCGAAGGGCGCGAACTGTGCCGTCGCGACGAGCCCCGGCGCGACGAGCTCGTTGGCGGTGAAGCCCACGACCGCGCCGATCGCGTGGCCGCCGACGATTCTGCGAGGTCCGGGGTCCTCGGCCGTCGCGAGCACGAACGCGGTCGGGCCCAGGCTCGGGAAGACGAACGGCAGGCCGGTCACCCAGGCGACGACGCCGCAGACGGTGAACAGCCCGCCGGCGACGAGGCTCTGGCGGTGGTCCATCGGGATGGACTCGTCTCTGGAGGGGTTTCAGCGCGTCGAAGAAAAGATTCGAAATCGAGTGTGGTGAGCGGGCTCAGTCGTCGGCTGGTGCCGCACCGGAGCCGCCGGTCGCCTGCTCCTTCGTCCACGCGAGCTTGCCACCGAGGGCGAGCATGTCGCGCTCACGCTCGGACGCGTCGAGCGTCGCGGTGAACTCCCAGTCGTCGTTGACGCGGACGGTGAACTCCTCCTGGCCGGAGTCGACACCCTCGCGGACGTCGTCGACGACCTCGAGGTCGTCGCCCTGCTCGAGCTTCTCGTACGTCTCCTCGTCGATGAGGTACGGCACGATACCGAAGTTGAACAGGTTGGCGCGGTGGATGCGCGCGAAGCTCTGTGCGAAGACGCCCTCGATGCCGAGGTACATCGGACACATCGCGGCGTGCTCACGCGAGGAGCCCTGCCCGTAGTTCTCGCCGGCGACGAGGAAGCCGCCGTCGGCCTCGAGCGAGCGCTCGGCGAACGTGTCGTCGACACGCGAGAGCGTGAACTCGGAGAGCTTCGGGACGTTCGACCGGTACATCAGGATGTCCTGGGTCGCCGGGATGATGTGGTCGGTCGTGATGTTGTCGTCCATCTTCAGCAGCGCCTCGCCCTCGAGCTTGGCGTCGAGCTCGTCCTTCAGCGGGACGTCGCCGATGTTCGGGCCCTTGATGAGCTCGTCGTCGACGGCCTCCTCGGGCGTGATGAGGTCTGCTTTCGAGCCGTCGTACTTGTCCGGCAGGACGTAGTCGGGCGCGTCGAGGTCGCCGAGTTCGTCGGCGAGGTCGCGCGGGTCGACGATCTCGCCCTTGATGGCGGCTGCCGCGGCGACTTCGGGGCTGCAGAGGTAGACGTTGTCGTCCTCGATACCGGAGCGGCCCTCGAAGTTGCGGTTGAAGGTACGCAGGGAGACGGAGTCGCTGGCGGGGACGTGACCGATGCCGATACAGGCACCACACGTCGCCTCGGAGAAGTTGACACCGGCGGCCATCATCTCCGCGACCCAGCCCTCACGGGCGAGCAGCTCGGAGGCCTGCTTCGAACCGGGTGCGACGATCATCTCGGTCTTCTTGTTGACCTCGCGGCCTTCGACCATCTTGGCTGCGGGGAGGATGTCCTCGTAGCCACCGTTCGTACAGGAGCCGACCATGACCTGCTCGACCTGCTCGCCCGCGACCTCGCGGACGGGCACGACGTTGTCGGGCATGGACGGGCACGCGATGAGCGGTTCGATGTCCGAGAGGTCGACGACGATGGTGTCGGCGTACTCGGCGTCCTCGTCGGGACCGACCTGTTCGTAGTCGTCCTCGCGACCCTGGCGTGCGAGGTAGTCCTTCGTCTTCTCGTCGGTCGGGAAGATGGAGGAGGTCGCACCGAGCTCGGTACCCATGTTGGTGATCGTGGTGCGCTCCGGCACGGAGAGCGTCTCGACACCGGGACCGGTGTACTCGAGGACCTTGCCGACGCCACCCTTCACGGAGAGGCGACGGAGCAGCTCGAGGATGACGTCCTTCGCGGAGGACCACTCGGGGAGTTCACCCTCGAGTCGGACGTTGTGTACCTCGGGCATCTCGATGTAGTACGGGGCCCCACCCATGGCGACGGCGACGTCGATACCGCCGGCACCGATGGCGAGTTCGCCGAGGCCACCGGGCGTCGGCGTGTGGGAGTCCGACCCGAGCATCGTCTTGCCGGGTGCGGCGAAGTTCTCCTTGTGGACGTTGTGGCAGATACCGTTGCCGGGGCGAGAGAAATACGCGCCATACGTGCCCGCGGCGGAACGGAGGAAGCGGTGGTCGTCCGTGTTCTTGAAGTCGAACTGGTAGGTCTGGTGGTCGCAGTACTGGGCGGCGATCTCGGTCTGGACCTCGTCCAGGTCCATCGCCTCGAACTGCAGCCACACCATCGTCCCCGTGGTGTCCTGCGTGAGGACCTGGTCGATCTCGATCCCGATCTCCTCTCCTGTCTCGAGTTCACCTTCGACGAGGTGCTCCTCGAGAATCTTCTCGGTAAGAGTCTGTCCCATAGCATCCTGAAATCCACCTCCCGCAACCATAAATCCCGCGTGTTTATGGATGGAAGACCGTGCAGAATTCGCCGTCTCTGCTGTCGGTTCGTGCAACGTTTGCCGAGGGGCACAACAGACGCTGGACGCGGTCGCAGAGACCGGTCAGCAGGACCCACGAAGCCCGTACTCGTCGTCACGCTTTTGTCCAGTGCAGTCCTACAGGGGCGAAGATTCTTCACCGCCGGAACTGTCGGGTGATTCACACCATGGCAGACGACACTCCCTCGGTCTCCGTCACCGGGTACCTGGCCGGGCTCGCGGCGGCCATCGTACTCGGCACACTCGCCTACGGGTTCGTTCTCGTCCCGCTGCTGTTCGGAGACGCCGCGTTCGTCCAGGACACGTCGCGCCCGGACTCCCAGATGCAGGCCATCGGTCCCGGGTTCACGCTCCCGACCGTCCTCGGCATCGCCTTCGTCACGGTGGTCGCGGTCGCCCACGGCTGGCTCTACGTCAACTACCCGCGGCTGCTGGACGGGTTCGGTCGCTGAGCCGCCGGCGTCCCATCGGGTGTGAGCAGGCCGCACACCGCCCAGAACCCGCAAACTACATTCCACTTCGTCGGACATCTCGCGTATGCACCGTTCAGGCGCTTTCGTCGCAGAGCACGTGACACCGACTACCCCACAGCAGGTCCAGCCCAATGGGGTCGACCTCACGCTCGACGCCGTGTTCGAACAACGCGAGCCGGGGCGCATCGGCCGCGACGGCAAGGAGGTCGGCTCCCGGAGCGAACTCGAACCCGCCCAGTACGAGGACGACTCGCCGCCGACGCACTACCTCGAACCCGGCGGCTACGTGGTCCGGTACGCCGAGCGCATCCACATCCCCGAGGGCCACGTCGGCTTCCTCTACCCGCGCTCGTCGCTCCTGCGCAACTCCTGCATGCTGAACACGGCGGTATGGGACGCCGGCTACGAGGGTCGCGGTGAGGGCCTATTGCAGGTCCACCACGACATCGAACTGGAGGAGGGTGCCCGCATCGCCCAGCTCGTGCTCGCCGAGGCAGCCCACGAAGAAGAGTACGACGGCAGCTACCAGAACGAGAACCTCTAAGAACTCAGTCCAGCGCCACGACGCGGTTCGACTGCGCCGTGCTGTTCATCGCCGCGCAGGGCTTTTTCTCCCCGCCGGCGGCCTTCGGGAGTTCGATCTCGTGGGTCGTGTTGTAGTCCGAGAAGGACATCTCCACGCTGAGGTTGGCCGCCCGACCGTTGACGACGTAGGTCGCGTTCATCGTCGATTTCACCAGTTGCTTGGAGTCCCTGTCGATGTACTGGCGGTAGGTCACGTCGCCGAAGTCGACGTTCCCGGTGTCGTCGCCGACGAGCTGCTGGATGACCTCCTGGCTCGGCGTGACCTCGATGACGTACACTTCCTGGCCGTTCGCCAGCGTCTCGTTGCGCAGCGTCGACTTGGAGTTGTTCAGGATCTCCTGTTGGGCACCGAGGCTGGCGTTGGTGCGCCACGGGCTCTGGTCGACGTCTTCTTGCCGCCACTCGTCGCCGATGTGGAGGCACTGCTGCTCACCGAAGATGAACGCCTCGGAGAACGAGCGCGTCTGGGTCGAGTTCGTCCGGACGGCGGTGACGATGTTCGTCGCGGACATGCGCTGGGCGCTTACGTTCACGGTCCCGTTGGACTCGGTGCGCAGTTCGTTGTCGGAGAACTCGACGACCGTGACCATCGAGTAGTTGTAGGCGCTGACCGACTGCATCTGGTTCACCGCGTCCGCTTTGATCTCCTTTTCCTCCGGGGAATCGTCGTCGCTGCCGTCGTCGGTGGGTGTGCCGACGAAGGCACTACAGCCGGCGAGGGCGACGAGGAGCGCGAGGGCGACCGCGATGAAGACGTGTTTCCTGCTGTTCATGACGAGATGGTCGTTCGCCAGACAGTAGCGCCCAGGCTGCTACAACCTTTTTGGTCCTGAACCGGTTCCGGGTTGGGTTTTCGGGTGACCGTGTGGAAACGTACTGAGTGGGTGGTGCGGGCGTTTCGGCGGATTCGAGTCTCGTGGTGGTGACTCGTCGTGAGGTTGTGCGCTTACTCCTCGCGGTCAGGGTGGTCGTGGAGTTCGGTGTCGACGCCGGGCAACGACCCGAGCAGGCGGTCGCGAACCTGATAAGCCGCGCTCCCGGCCCCGACGACGCCGAGGGCTCCGAGGCCGCCCGAGGAGACGCCCAGCACCGTGTTGTCCTCGGTCGTCTCGGGCAGCGGGGTCCACGTCTCGCCGCCGTCGGTGCTGTAGGAGACGGGGCCGAAGGTGTACGTCTGCGTGTTCTCCAGGCCGCTCGGGGCCTCTGCGAAGTAGGTCAGCTCGTCGCCTTCGGTGGGCAGGTCGAACGTGACTTCGGTCCGGCCGTTGACCGTCTCGGTCGTCGTGGCATCACCGCCGACGACGGCCCACTCGGCTGGAATCTCGTCGCGGACCCGGACCTCGGTGTCGGTCGCGATGGTGAGGTCGACCCGGTTGGTCTGGCCGGCCGTGAACGTCGAGCCGTCGTCCTCGCGCTCGGCGGTGACGTGGGTCCCGCCGTCGGCGTCGAACGGGATGTACTCGTGCCGGAGCGCGTAGACGCCGGTGTTGATGTCCGCGGCGAAGGTGATGCCGTCTCGCTCGACCGCGCCCCAGGTGAACGGGGTTGCGGAGTTCAACCCCTCCATCTTCGAGTCCTCGGGCACGTCCTCGTGGGGCAGGTAGTACCCCTTCTCGCGGAGTTGCCAGATGTCCGTGTCGATGTCGAGGTACCGGACGCCACCGTGGTAGTGGGCGAGGTGGACCCAGCCGTCCTCGGTCACGTCGAAATTGTGCGGGCTCAGGGTGAAGTTCTGGAAGCTGGTGTCCGAGAGGAGCTCCCACGAGTCCAGTTCGGCCAGGTTGGGCGAGCCGTCGTACCCCTCGTCCAGCCCGTCGGCGTCGAGCAAGTAGAGTTCCCCCGAGGAGCCGCCGTCGACGCTCGGCGTCTCCTGTCCGGCGACGACGATGCGCCGGCCGTCCAGCAGGACGGGCGCGGGTTCGGCGTAGTGCGCCCGGTCCATCTCGAACCGGCCGATCTCCTCGATGTTCGCCGGGTCAGAGAGGTCGAGTACGCGCAACCCCATGTCCCAGTACGAGAGGTAGCCGGTCGGTTTCCCGGTCCGGGGGTCGTCCTGGATGGTGATGTCGTGGATGTACTTCGTGCCGCCGGTGCCGACGCCACCGTCGCCGTCGATGGTCCAGCGGTTCACCAGCGTGAACTGGCCGGTCGCTCGGTCGAAGTGCAGCGCGTAGAGACCCGCGGTCCCGTCGGCGTCGAGGTCCTTGCAGGCGAAGACGTAGTCCTCGCCGCCGACCCGGTGGTAGGTGGCGTTGTGGCTCCCGGTCGTCCAGGCGGTGTAGGCCCCGACCACCTCGGGGTTGCCCTTGTCCCGGACGTCGACCGCGACGACGCTCCCCGCCGTGGCGTCGGTCGACTCGCCGTCGGTGCCGGGTGTCGGGTCCGTCTCGTTGAACAGCGCGGTGTAGGGCTGCTTCGAGAGAAAGACGTACGCGCCGTCCGCCGAGACCTTCACGTCCATCACGGCGGAGGCGGCGTCGTCGTTGCGGACGAACGAGAGCACCGAGAGCTCGGCGTTCCGCAGTTCGGTGAACGACTCGGCGTCGGTGAACTCGGAGATGTCGAGGATGGCCATGCCGCGGTCGTTCGTCGGGTCGTCCGAGGAGAAGAACCCGACGTAGGCGAAGTCGCCGTGGGTCCGAATCTCGGTGATGGCGCCGTAGTGTGGCTCCTCGGGCCGCCCCGCGTTGCTCGAGGTGCCGACGCCCCCGAGGCTGTGGTAGTCCAGCTTCTCGACGTTCTCGCTGTCGGTGTGCTGGGTGGGGTCGGTGTGGTCGTGGTCGCCGCTGGTCGTGGTGGACCCG from Haloarchaeobius sp. HME9146 harbors:
- a CDS encoding DUF5809 family protein; translated protein: MHTEGSLTPETEAAAREAYESAGPTAQLVVREVTKAMSFDREEYAERVDSDVVETARDVLFAAELAVHVGTREEYEDWRADFDGEVTETGSENVDNVAWHAAPFAGEAVAATFQNEEEAAVGTLRRQAIGRIYREYF
- a CDS encoding DUF5810 domain-containing protein, whose protein sequence is MGYACPVCEVPHADAEHLANHLAFTAMLHSDEHEDWLDDHAPDWESSNPAELGPVVTEHVEEAEFDGVFDDTTHQHDHDHGHERFEDAVAEQVGRGAGGRGDLTSDQADVLEEARELTRQMHESDDGDENDDEDDSADTENE
- the rimI gene encoding ribosomal protein S18-alanine N-acetyltransferase, whose translation is MTTTAPTPSNDVTIRPAEQADLLAVYRIEKSSFPQPWPFDAFQRFLDTPGFLVATEGQKVTGYVVADCIPNHGRGIGHVKDLAVHPKRRGQGIGRQLLGRAIATLVTQGAGSVKLEVRETNDAAKNLYRDFGFEPLRKVPRYYDDGEAALVMVKEL
- a CDS encoding HPP family protein; this translates as MDHRQSLVAGGLFTVCGVVAWVTGLPFVFPSLGPTAFVLATAEDPGPRRIVGGHAIGAVVGFTANELVAPGLVATAQFAPFAPASARLAAAGALAVAGTTAGMRATGTVHPPACATTLILSLGLLGTLRAVGVVVAAVTLLYLTFRLATHVIDRHRGRTYPP
- a CDS encoding aconitate hydratase, whose protein sequence is MGQTLTEKILEEHLVEGELETGEEIGIEIDQVLTQDTTGTMVWLQFEAMDLDEVQTEIAAQYCDHQTYQFDFKNTDDHRFLRSAAGTYGAYFSRPGNGICHNVHKENFAAPGKTMLGSDSHTPTPGGLGELAIGAGGIDVAVAMGGAPYYIEMPEVHNVRLEGELPEWSSAKDVILELLRRLSVKGGVGKVLEYTGPGVETLSVPERTTITNMGTELGATSSIFPTDEKTKDYLARQGREDDYEQVGPDEDAEYADTIVVDLSDIEPLIACPSMPDNVVPVREVAGEQVEQVMVGSCTNGGYEDILPAAKMVEGREVNKKTEMIVAPGSKQASELLAREGWVAEMMAAGVNFSEATCGACIGIGHVPASDSVSLRTFNRNFEGRSGIEDDNVYLCSPEVAAAAAIKGEIVDPRDLADELGDLDAPDYVLPDKYDGSKADLITPEEAVDDELIKGPNIGDVPLKDELDAKLEGEALLKMDDNITTDHIIPATQDILMYRSNVPKLSEFTLSRVDDTFAERSLEADGGFLVAGENYGQGSSREHAAMCPMYLGIEGVFAQSFARIHRANLFNFGIVPYLIDEETYEKLEQGDDLEVVDDVREGVDSGQEEFTVRVNDDWEFTATLDASERERDMLALGGKLAWTKEQATGGSGAAPADD
- a CDS encoding deoxyuridine 5'-triphosphate nucleotidohydrolase, with protein sequence MSRMHRSGAFVAEHVTPTTPQQVQPNGVDLTLDAVFEQREPGRIGRDGKEVGSRSELEPAQYEDDSPPTHYLEPGGYVVRYAERIHIPEGHVGFLYPRSSLLRNSCMLNTAVWDAGYEGRGEGLLQVHHDIELEEGARIAQLVLAEAAHEEEYDGSYQNENL
- a CDS encoding LVIVD repeat-containing protein, whose protein sequence is MTHDTDRGFDRRTVIKTAAAGALGLAATGTASAHDGLGSSGSTTTSGDHDHTDPTQHTDSENVEKLDYHSLGGVGTSSNAGRPEEPHYGAITEIRTHGDFAYVGFFSSDDPTNDRGMAILDISEFTDAESFTELRNAELSVLSFVRNDDAASAVMDVKVSADGAYVFLSKQPYTALFNETDPTPGTDGESTDATAGSVVAVDVRDKGNPEVVGAYTAWTTGSHNATYHRVGGEDYVFACKDLDADGTAGLYALHFDRATGQFTLVNRWTIDGDGGVGTGGTKYIHDITIQDDPRTGKPTGYLSYWDMGLRVLDLSDPANIEEIGRFEMDRAHYAEPAPVLLDGRRIVVAGQETPSVDGGSSGELYLLDADGLDEGYDGSPNLAELDSWELLSDTSFQNFTLSPHNFDVTEDGWVHLAHYHGGVRYLDIDTDIWQLREKGYYLPHEDVPEDSKMEGLNSATPFTWGAVERDGITFAADINTGVYALRHEYIPFDADGGTHVTAEREDDGSTFTAGQTNRVDLTIATDTEVRVRDEIPAEWAVVGGDATTTETVNGRTEVTFDLPTEGDELTYFAEAPSGLENTQTYTFGPVSYSTDGGETWTPLPETTEDNTVLGVSSGGLGALGVVGAGSAAYQVRDRLLGSLPGVDTELHDHPDREE